The sequence TAAACTGGTTAATGTTCAGTTTACCTTGCTGCTCAAGCAGCATAATGGCCGCTGCCGTAAAGATTTTGGATAGGCTGGCAATTCGGAAATGTGAATTTGCCTGTACGCCAGACTCGATATTAGTGGATACCAGATTCGATCCGGCCGGGCTGTTGACCTGTAGAAAAAGGCCCCCTTTATTTTTCTCTATTCCCAGCTGCTGATTTAAGTGCTGATAGAGACTATCGGTTAGTTGCTGGAGTTGTGGCTGGACATTGGTAGGTGGTAGATGATCCTGAACACAGGATTCAAGCGTAGCACTTCCCAGGATGAGGAGGACTACCAGGGCAAACATGGACAGGTGTTTCATGGGAATGGGCGTTAAGTAAAATGGCTAATAATCTGTTTTGTGACCCTTCGGCCTGCGATCAGGCCGGCTTTGCGTTACCCCTATACTTTGGCTATCCCCCCGATCATTTCTCACCAACAGTAGTTAGTAGTCCTGCCGGAAACGATAAAGAATGGGTCAAATCCAATAACGAATGGTCCAGGTAGCCCGCTTTATTATGTATCTGTTACAGGTTACAGACAAACCTAATGGTATCTGGCCTACCTGTTATGGCCTGCCTGGATAGCCTAAGGCCGCTCGGCCACCGTAAGCCGCGCCGTAGATAGCATTGAAACTTTTGTAGAATGTACTTTCCGGACTGTTAAGAATCACCTTGCTGTTATCGACTAGTGTAATAAACGCCACCACCGACACGTCCGTTGCGGGATCATACATCATAAGCGACAGCGTACCGGTGCGCTCCCCGTTATGGCCAAAGCCCAGATTTGGGGTGTAGAAGTTTCCCAGGGCATACTGGTTCGAACTTGCCGGGTTAACATCGGTTTGCATCAGTTTCACGGTTTCGGGTGTCAATACGTTCTGGCCTTTCATCAGCGTTCGTACGAACGTATTGAGTAAGGCCGGCGTACCGTAGCCGTTACCCTCCGCTACCTGGGCACTCATGTTGTAGTCACCGAAGATGATTGTTTTCCCCTGGGGTGTCCGTTCTACGCCTTCTGCCCGGGGAGCCGGTAACACTGTGTCGTCTGCTCTGACGGGAAACCGAAGAGCCAGAGGCACCTTCGTGCCCGGCCCTACAATATGATCCTGCAGGTAGTCATCATACGTCTTGGGGTTGCCAGTTTTCAGCGAATAGACCCGGGCAATGATGTAGCCCAGAATGGAATAGCCCGTATTGCTGTAATGAAAATCAGTGCCCGGTGCCCAGTAAGAGAGCTTGAACTTAGTGAGTAGAAGCACCATTTCTTCGGTCGTGAACTGATGGGCAGGATCAAGGCCCTGGGTGTAGGCAGTATAGGTTTGATGATTGAATTGCCCCGGAATGGTATCATTATCGACATCAACAACCCCAGCACCATGCTGCAGCAGTTGTTCAATTGTGATGTCATTTTTATAGGGAAAATCCCAGGCTGGCGTGTTTGGCACGTACGGCATGTTGGTCCCGGGGATATTGTCGGTGATTTTCGCTTTACTATTCAGCCAGCCGTCCTGTTGCATCTTCAGAATTGCGGTAGACGTAAAGGTTTTGGTATTACTGGCAAAACGAAAATTGGTATTTTCCGTATAAGGCGTTATGCCTGCCGGTACCGAGGAGGCAAAGATTTTCTCGGTAGGCGTCTGGATATATAGGTTTAACGATGGTACCGAATTGGCCAGCGATTTTTCCAGAGCGGTACGCACGCTATCAA comes from Spirosoma aureum and encodes:
- a CDS encoding serine hydrolase domain-containing protein; amino-acid sequence: MLTNSYLSKVTLRLSVVMLGSVWLTACSSLVQDHLPPAQSSQSRVQKAVDSVRTALEKSLANSVPSLNLYIQTPTEKIFASSVPAGITPYTENTNFRFASNTKTFTSTAILKMQQDGWLNSKAKITDNIPGTNMPYVPNTPAWDFPYKNDITIEQLLQHGAGVVDVDNDTIPGQFNHQTYTAYTQGLDPAHQFTTEEMVLLLTKFKLSYWAPGTDFHYSNTGYSILGYIIARVYSLKTGNPKTYDDYLQDHIVGPGTKVPLALRFPVRADDTVLPAPRAEGVERTPQGKTIIFGDYNMSAQVAEGNGYGTPALLNTFVRTLMKGQNVLTPETVKLMQTDVNPASSNQYALGNFYTPNLGFGHNGERTGTLSLMMYDPATDVSVVAFITLVDNSKVILNSPESTFYKSFNAIYGAAYGGRAALGYPGRP